In the genome of Penaeus monodon isolate SGIC_2016 chromosome 30, NSTDA_Pmon_1, whole genome shotgun sequence, the window GTTGCGTGAATAATGTTGAATGATCTTGATCGCATGTCCCCgttaatacaaaatgaaaaggataTTAATGACACAAGAATTAAGTACTATGTTCCCCCATGAAATCCGAATTTCAAAAAGAAGTACCTTATAGTACATCGAAAAATACTCACATTCATAATTAAATCCTTATGACTCAATTTTATCagacttaatattttttttccttcttctcaagTGATGTGTGACTTCGAGGAGGATCTGTGTGGGTTCAAGTTAGAGGATGAGCATGGCAAGTGGATATGGACGTACCCGCACAGCCCTGACAACGATTTCCCTCACCCGCCCNNNNNNNNNNNNNNNNNNNNNNNNNNNNNNNNNNNNNNNNNNNNNNNNNNNNNNNNNNNNNNNNNNNNNNNNNNNNNNNNNNNNNNNNNNNNNNNNNNNNNNNNNNNNNNNNNNNNNNNNNNNNNNNNNNNNNNNNNNNNNNNNNNNNNNNNNNNNNNNNNNNNNNNNNNNNNNNNNNNNNNNNNNNNNNNNNNNNGGTAAACACTTAATCAGACAGACATCGTCTATAAATCAAAGGTTAAAGTACTTTACCTTCTGTCCACTTAACACAGGGCACTACCTCGCCGCGCCCTTGGAAGATGACCGCGAGGGCGAGGTGGGGCGCGTGGTGAGTCCCGAATACAGCTTGGAGAGACACGAAGGGCAGTGCCTCGTCTTCTGGTACATCCACAACGGGAACACAGACAGGGACGTCCTTGAAGTCTATGTCAAGCACGGACTGAGCATCTTCCCTCAGGCTGCgtggagagagaagggtaaggagGTTGGAACGCTTGGCCTGCCGTCGGTGCGTCTTAGTCGAGAAATTATTAAATGATGCGTGGCTCCTCTTTCTCACCTGCGAGAGCACCAAGGAGgatattttttggttttcgtaTATTTGTTTTCAGAAGGGAATGTTTAGCTATTGTCTTATCTTGTGTTACACTTGGATTTAAAATGTTTTGACAGATTGTTGTAGCCTTCTGAGAGTTTCTTTTTATTGATATGTTACAAATATCAGAAATGCAATCGACGGTAATCAAAGAGAGCCTGAGAATATTATGTATACGGTCTTGATATTTACAGAACATTTATTCTATGTCATATTGATAGTGAATATGTATTGGATAGTTTGTGTACAGTATAATGGACGATTCAGTAATGTAAGTGGCCAGAAAGGGGATGAACACGGATAAACAGAGAGTATCAGTGAAAAGCACTAAATGCTAACCGTTCCGCTCTCGTGTTTCTTAGCGAACCACATGTACACGTGGATGAGGGCCAACATCGCCATCCCTTCCGGCCGAAACCACTTTAGCGTGATATGGAGAGCCgtgcaaaagaagagagacaacaaGGGCGTCTTTGCGCTCGACGACGTGGAGATCCTGGAGGAGGAGTGTCCAAACATAGGTAAGTTAGGAAATTCTCGGGTTTGCAATGGGTCTCCGGAATGCAAACAAAGAGACATCAAGTTCTTTCCTCTGCTTTTCACGCATTTAACAAAACTAATTGTCATGTCTTATTCCCAGGTACCTGCACCTTCCAGTGGGGAACGTGTGGATGGCAGAATCTTTACCAGACAGAGAACACGACAGACGAAACGGACTGGATTCAGAGCTCGGGAGATGACGGTCTGAACGGGATTACGCCGCCGGATGACCACACCGGAGATAGCAAAGGTAAGGTCAAGCNNNNNNNNNNNNNNNNNNNTTCTTCGTAAATCTGAGTGGTGTTTTGGACAGTTACAGGGACAAGATGCTATGGTATGCTTATCTATATGTCAGATTCAAATTTAGATGCTTATATGTAAGGATACGAGTAACGAACGAAACaagacatcaataaaaaaaacagttatatataaaacaatgaaatCTGTTTTCTTTATAGGGAAGTTCCTCTATGTGGATGGCACGAATGGCACGACGGGAACAGCTGTGTTGGAGAGTCAGCTGTTGACGCCCGAACAACACAGTgatttctgcttctccttctggTTCTTCATCGATGTGAGTCGAAGTTACCCATCGATTAAACTGTTGCGATGAATTTCACACAAATATATGGATTTTTACCTTCCGTATTGTTAAAtttcaagggaaagggaaacttgcaatttgaaatagataaacaaaaaaaaacgatacatcATATTTACGCTCCTTCTTGNNNNNNNNNNNNNNNNNNNNNNNNNNNNNNNNNNNNNNNNNNNNNNNNNNNNNNNNNNNNNNNNNNNNNNNNNNNNNNNNNNNNNNNNNNNNNNNNNNNNNNNNNNNNNNNNNNNNNNNNNNNNNNNNNNNNNNNNNNNNNNNNNNNNNNNNNNNNNNNNNNNNNNNNNNNNNNNNNNNNNNNNNNNNNNNNNNNNNNNNNNNNNNNNNNNNNNNNNNNNNNNNNNNNTGACGCTTAACTTGACCTACAATATTGGAATTAACCTTCACAAACAAATACAACttccttccaccatccttcgccaggGAGTGCCAGCAGACGAGATCAGCATCAACTCTGTGGTGTCCGACGGCACCGAGAAAGTCCTCTGGTCCTATGACGGTGCCAGTCAGGGATGGACTAAGGGCCAAGTGAGGGTCAACGCTGCCATATTCATCTTCGACGAACTGCCATATCAGGTGAGAAGGAATATGGACATGATGGGAAGATTGAGAGTGTGTTGATGGAAAAAAGTTACGTGAAGTGCATTGTAAATTTATGGAAGTCAAatagaaaattttgaaatatcaCTGTATAAGACATACCTTTNNNNNNNNNNNNNNNNNNNNNNNNNNNNNNNNNNNNNNNNNNNNNNNNNNNNNNNNNNNNNNNNNNNNNNNNNNNNNNNNNNNNNNNNNNNNNNNNNNNNNNNNNNNNNNNNNNNNNNNNNNNNNNNNNNNNNNNNNNNNNNNNNNNNNNNNNNNNNNNNNNNNNNNNNNNNNNNNNNNNNNNNNNNNNNNNNNNNNNNNNNNNNNNNNNNNNNNNNNNNNNNNNNNNNNNNNNNNNNNNNNNNNNNNNNNNNNNNNNNNNNNNNNNNNNNNNNNNNNNNNNNNNNNNNNNNNNNNNNNNNNNNNNNNNNNNNNNNNNNNNNNNNNNNNNNNNNNNNNNNNNNNNNNNNNNNNNNNNNNNNNNNNNNNNNNNNNNNNNNNNNNNNNNNNNNNNNNGATACATCTAACATCAAACAGTAAAAGAATATACCAGCTTACCCTCTATTACTGCAAATGCAAAGATAATAAACTTAATCTGAATGAGATATTCAAGATGGAGCTGGAGTGCCANNNNNNNNNNNNNNNNNNNNNNNNNNNNNNNNNNNNNNNNNNNNNNNNNNNNNNNNNNNNNNNNNNNNNNNNNNNNNNNNNNNNNNNNNNNNNNNNNNNNNNNNNNNNNNNNNNNNNNNNNNNNNNNNNNNNNNGACATGAAGATATATACCAGATCCGCCTAACATCAACGCAGTAAATAGTATCTACCAGTCCGGGCTCCCCTTCCACTTACATCGCGGCCGCAGAACCACGTCAGCTTCTATCCTCGCCATGGACGACTTCTCCTTCAAGAGGGAGCTGGAGTGCCatactctcccccctctttcaccccccacaaccccagcCACACCTTCGCTCTGGGCTTGCACCTTCGCCCAAAAAACATACTGGATAAACCACTCCCGGCTCCTGGCACTCAACAGACGACAACCGGCTCTGATCACGGCGCAAGTAGGCCCCCCAGCCTTCGGAAGGGCGTCATGCTGTAGATCTGCATGTCTAaggaataaacacacatgcacgcacgcacgccNNNNNNNNNNNNNNNNNNNNNNNNNNNNNNNNNNNNNNNNNNNNNNNNNNNNNNNNNNNNNNNNNNNNNNNNNNNNNNNNNNNNNNNNNNNNNNNNNNNNNNNNNNTAATGCTTGTATATGACTGCTGAATAGTCTGGAATAGTGTCCTTTAAGTTTCTATTCATTTTTGTAAGGGAAGATACAATTTTAGATGTAATGTAGATTTTGGCTACACTCTTactcatattttctctctatttttaaaaggaaggagaaaatttAGTGTCAGGAATAATCTAGGGGTATTAAAGATGGGGTGTCGGTTTAACCTAGGAGATGAAAATGGTTGTAAAAATATCACAAGAACCTCCGAGCTATGCATGAATCCTTTTTCTCTACATACCCTTCAGATTCGTCCACCTTGGTGCTAAAGGCGGACCCGGGGAAAGGGAGTCGCGGGGCCCTGCCATCGCTCGCGGCGGTCGAAGGTCCTCGGTGCCTCACCTTCTGGTACCAGATCGACGGTGCTGATGCTGGCGAACTGTCGGTTGTTGTTACGTAAGTATGGCgttaacgatgtttttttttttaacaattattttgtattttgtatagaaGTGAACCAGTTTTCTTTTCTGAATGAAAAGGAATTATAGGTAGGTTATGATCTCGTGAGATATCTAGACCTATCGTAACAGACGCAAaaacatatctttatttttccatcCATGTATTCATGTAGGCCTAATCATCCACCCACGTGCTCCTCTGTCTTATAGATTATTATCCTACATATTTTCTACATTTCCTTTGTTTCGAAATCCATTCCCTTGATATACCAAACCACACGTTACTCTTGCAGCCTCAGCGGAGGCAAAGAGGAAGGCCTGTGGACACGTGGCTGGCCTCAGGTGGCGTGGGCGCTCGCCTCCGTGGACATTCCCGTCGATGGCTCCTCGAAGGTAAGACCAGCTGTTTTGCCCTTGGCTTTAGGGAAGAGCCATTTATTTATCAAAACTGAGATAATGTTGGGTCTGTATAATTGCTCTTTTAGGTTCTACAGAGCATAGATTGATATGTAATTCATTATCTCTATGCTAATTTTTGTTTCGCATAGAATCACATTGATTCACGTACTCTATTTTTAANNNNNNNNNNNNNNNNNNNNNNNNNNNNNNNNNNNNNNNNNNNNNNNNNNNNNNNNNNNNNNNNNNNNNNNNNGATTTTTCCCCATGANNNNNNNNNNNNNNNNNNNNNNNNNNNNNNNNNNTCATATCACTTTCTCCCTACAGGTGGAAATCGTTGGTCTGATGGGCGACAACACCGAAGGCAACCATAGCGATTGACGACCTTATGATCCTAGAACACTCTTGCGATACGGGGCCGACAGATGGACCCGCAGCTGGCAGTAAGTGATCAGATTTCGTTGTGCGAAATGAGAATTAATAATTTCATAGATGTGTTCATAAACTGTTATTTAGATCTAATATCAAAACTTAATTACATATTGCAGGACAAATCATTATCGTTCATGCAATTTGCAATTAGGAGTAGATCCTAGGTAATTAGGCagtagtttccctttttttacaattgTTTCATNNNNNNNNNNNNNNNNNNNNNNNNNNNNNNNNNNNNNNNNNNNNNNNNNNNNNNNNNNNNNNNNNNNNNNNNNNNNNNNNNNNNNNNNNNNNNNNNNNNNNNNNNNNNNNNNNNNNNNNNNNNNNNNNNNNNNNNNNNNNNNNNNNNNNNNNNNNNNNNNNNNNNNNNNNNNNNNNNNNNNNNNNNNNNNNNNNNNNNNNNNNNNNNNNNNNNNNNNNNNNNNNNNNNNNNNNNNNNNNNNNNNNNNNNNNNNNNNNNNNNNNNNNNNNNNNNNNNNNNNNNNNNNNNNNNNNNNNNNNNNNNNNNNNNNNNNNNNNNNNNNNNNNNNNNNNNNNNNNNNNNNNNNNNNNNNNNNNNNNNNNNNNNNNNNNNNNNNNNNNNNNNNNNNNNNNNNNNNNNNNNNNNNNNNNNNNNNNNNNNNNNNNNNNNNNNNNNNNNNNNNNNNNNNNNNNNNNNNNNNNNNNNNNNNNNNNNNNNNNNNNNNNNNNNNNNNNNNNNNNNNNNNNNNNNNNNNNNNNNNNNNNNNNNNNNNNNNNNNNNNNNNNNNNNNNNNNNNNNNNNNNNNNNNNNNNNNNNNNNNNNNNNNNNNNNNNNNNNNNNNNNNNNNNNNNNNNNNNNNNNNNNNNNNNNNNNNNNNNNNNNNNNNNNNNNNNNNNNNNNNNNNNNNNNNTATATACATATGTTCGAATACAATTAGCGCTTAAATCACCACTATAATATACCTTTTTCTGTTTCAGACTGTGACTTCGAAGAGAGCTCCCTCTGCGGGTACACTTCGGATGCGGGTCTCGGAGACTGGAAGTGGATCTCTCCCAACACGGACTCGAGTGACGGGGTTCCTCATCCGCCTGTGGATCATACTTACAACACAGGCTATGGTTGGTTCTCTTTCTCCTGTGTATAAGTTTTCATGGTTATAAGGAGCTTTGGCTGAGATAAAATAGGTTTATTGTGAAAGGGTATATAGAAGAAATGAATGGTTGAGGTATATATAGTTGTTGGATTCTTATAAGATGTGTTTTTCACATatggtgtttgtatgttttgcatatcagaaaaaaatatcagtatcTTACTTTATCACTGAAGATCTTTAagtagggttttatatatttcaaaatgcgctttttttttccaaaggtcaCTACATGGAAGCGTCTCTGGTGCCATCGACAACAGAAGGACTCGTAGGACGCTTGAAAGCCCCGCAGTTCACACAGCCTGAGGACCTCCAACAATGCGCTACTTTCTGGTACATCCACAACGGCGGCTCCAACCTCGACAAACTCTTGGTCTACGCCAACCGATCCGGAGACGTTGACATGCCCTTGTNNNNNNNNNNNNNNNNNNNNNNNNNNNNNNNNNNNNNNNNNNNNNNNNNNNNNNNNNNNNNNNNNNNNNNNNNNNNNNNNNNNNNNNNNNNNNNNNNNNNNNNNNNNNNNNNNNNNNNNNNNNNNNNNNNNNNNNNNNNNNNNNNNNNNNNNNNNNNNNNNNNNNNNNNNNNNNNNNNNNNNNNNNNNNNNNNNNNNNNNNNNNNNNNNNNNNNNNNNNNNNNNNNNNNNNNNNNNNNNNNNNNNNNNNNNNNNNNNNNNNNNNNNNNNNNNNNNNNNNNNNNNNNNNNNNNNNNNNNNNNNNNNNNNNNNNNNNNNNNNNNNNNNNNNNNNNNNNNNNNNNNNNNNNNNNNNNNNNNNNNNNNNNNNNNNNNNNNNNNNNNNNNNNNNNNNNNNNNNNNNNNNNNNNNNNNNNNNNNNNNNGTTTCTTTGCGAGTCTGTGTTTGCGATATATTAGAGCATTTTATTGTAGAGGCGTTATAAGTGTATTACATGCCTATACACATTCACAAAATAACAGTAGACTTTATTGAAAATCATCTAACTTCAAGGATAGGAAGGCGCAAGCGAGAGTCAGTACAGTACAATACAGCAAGACAATTTCCCTCAATAGTGTAGATTCCCATTTCTCAACCCATTAATTCCAAAAAGTACGCTCCCATAATCCCATTTTGGGCTCTTCCTCAGCGGGGTACATCAACACGTGGCTCTCAGCgtcagtgccagtgccagcgGGAGCCTTGCCGGTGCAGCTGATATGGGAAGCTTGGCAGGACAAACGCGAAGATCATTCCTCCATGCTGTGCGACGTTACCATAAATGAAGCGGGAGCCTTGGGTGAGTGAGGATGACACTGCAGTTGgttgatgtgtatataataaGNNNNNNNNNNNNNNNNNNNNNNNNNNNNNNNNNNNNNNNNNNNNNNNNNNNNNNNNNNNNNNNNNNNNNNNNNNNNNNNNNNNNNNNNNNNNNNNNNNNNNNNNNNNNNNNNNNNNNNNNNNNNNNNNNNNNNNNNNNNNNNNNNNNNNNNNNNNNNNNNNNNNNNNNNNNNNNNNNNNCCATTAATCACTTTCCTTCttaccattattgccattaattgCTTTCCTtcttaacatcatcaccattatttactttctttttttaccattataattattatcaactctcctttttacaattataattattatctactttcccttttatcattataattattatttaactttaatttttacCATTGTAATGAtcatttctattcctttttaccaatataattatcatttcctctcatttttaccattatcgccatcatttaCCTTCCCTTTTCGCCCCCCATCGCCAAGGCTCGTGCGACTTCGAGAAGAGCACGTGCGGCTGGCAGAACGTCGTGGATAATGCCGTGGGTTCAGGCAAGCCGGAGTGGGTTCGGGGCGCGGGCGAAGGAGGGAACAGCGATGCCCCGTCGGTGGACCACGATGGCAGTTCGCTCGGTGGGGCTTGTTGTAAAGTtatttggtttttccttttttttttNNNNNNNNNNNNNNNNNNNNNNNNNNNNNNNNNNNNNNNNNNNNNNNNNNNNNNNNNNNNNNNNNNNNNNNNNNNNNNNNNNNNNNNNNNNNNNNNNNNNNNNNNNNNNNNNNNNNNNNNNNNNNNNNNNNNNNNNNNNNNNNNNNNNNNNNNNNNNNNNNNNNNNNNNNNNNNNNNNNNNNNNNNNNNNNNNNNNNNNNNNNNNNTATAATATTCATCTTCGGTTATATgtcaaacaaataataacaaatccTTGAAAACCCAcctgtatatttacaataataaatgaCAACGATCATTTTTCCTCTAGGAATGTTTCTCTACGTCGGGTCTACCATGTTTGGCACTGGCCTGGCACTGCTGGAGAGTCAGATGCTGATTCCTGAACAGCACAACAATCTCTGCTTCCATTTCTGGTGGTTCCTTGAGGTACGTATGGAAGTATTTGGATGCacttattaatcatttttaaggGAATGATCCAACGAGGAATTGGAATATTGGAATATACAGCCAAGATGTTAATCTTATTGCTTTacctttacattttctttaatctATCCAGGTTTTGATGTTTCTaagtatatctaaaaaaataaagttagacTCCTAACTTAGAAGGAAAAATCGCATGATTATCACGCTCGTTGGTTTAACTTCACAACCCTTTCCATAGGAAACGGAGAGCGACGGTGAAACCTTGGTCTTTCAGTTTGATTAAGGTCTACCccgttttatctgtttgtttcatCCGTTGCCTTTATCTAAACCTCATTTTACAGACAGAGGAAGTGGGGGGCAAAACAAATTCGAATATTCACCTTCTTTCAATCCATTTCATCAGTCAGTCTCACGACCTCTAATTCCGTTTGCCTCTCCCCAGGGCTCTGACGCCGAAGACGCGATCTGGATCCGCCTGTGGAAGGACGACGGCCACAACTCCGAGATCTGGAGGCAGACGGCCGACACCTCCAGCGGGGCGTGGCAAGAGGGTCAGGTCCACATCAAGGCGGACGGCGTATTCGAGCCAGGGGCATACCAGGTAGGAAGCGGGAGAAGGAAGGTAATTTGGAAGATTTTAGTGAAGCTGTGGGAGTGATGAACTGAGGGAATGGATGGGTGTAGAAGAAACGTAGGAAATAAAAGATGAATTGGgataaacagagaagaaagataatgagaaaatgataaaaggcAACANNNNNNNNNNNNNNNNNNNNNNNNNNNNNNNNNNNNNNNNNNNNNNNNNNNNNNNNNNNNNNNNNNNNNNNNNNNNNNNNNNNNNNNNNNNNNNNNNNNCTCACCGCCTCGGCCACAAATCCTCACCCTTTTcgtccttcgccccctcccccccttccctagaTACGCATCGGCGGCATGCGAGCCACCGAGCTGTCGACTATCGCCATCGACGACTTCGACATGACTCAATTCTCGGGCTCTTGCGACGCCCTACCCCCTGATCACGTGACTCCGGCTCCTACCGACACCCCGAGCTTGTGGGAGTGCGACTTCGAAGACGGCCACCTCTGCAACATGTTTGGGACGGGCGAGGCGACTTGGGTAGTGCTGGTGTC includes:
- the LOC119592414 gene encoding MAM and LDL-receptor class A domain-containing protein 1-like, with the protein product MTLSSDTHARDRAAVETPIIHNSSTPLRCLTFYYFMNGANVGDLSVIPRHGVDLGGAVWTQGRPQGDLWIAGHVDIAADAPFSVVLEAEKGNNEEGIIALDELLLHGASCSVVGPTDAPDTKMMCDFEEDLCGFKLEDEHGKWIWTYPHSPDNDFPHPLKYFTFCPLNTGHYLAAPLEDDREGEVGRVVSPEYSLERHEGQCLVFWYIHNGNTDRDVLEVYVKHGLSIFPQAAWREKANHMYTWMRANIAIPSGRNHFSVIWRAVQKKRDNKGVFALDDVEILEEECPNIGTCTFQWGTCGWQNLYQTENTTDETDWIQSSGDDGLNGITPPDDHTGDSKGKFLYVDGTNGTTGTAVLESQLLTPEQHSDFCFSFWFFIDGVPADEISINSVVSDGTEKVLWSYDGASQGWTKGQVRVNAAIFIFDELPYQSGLPFHLHRGRRTTSASILAMDDFSFKRELECHTLPPLSPPTTPATPSLWACTFAQKTYWINHSRLLALNRRQPALITAQVGPPAFGRASCYSSTLVLKADPGKGSRGALPSLAAVEGPRCLTFWYQIDGADAGELSVVVTLSGGKEEGLWTRGWPQVAWALASVDIPVDGSSKVEIVGLMGDNTEGNHSD